The proteins below come from a single Candidatus Obscuribacterales bacterium genomic window:
- a CDS encoding molybdopterin-dependent oxidoreductase translates to MKTLCPYCGVGCGLEVVPSPSGEGVGKVRGDRSHPSSLGQVCVKGATVAESLDRDRLLYPMMRESLDQPFRRVSWDDAYQRIVDHIQTLQCTVGSDAICMYGSGQFHTEDYYAAQKLIKGCLGTNNFDANSRLCMSSAVAGYTYSLGSDGPPCCYEDLEETDCAFLIGTNTAECHPIVFNRLRKHHKRNEHVKLIVVDPRRTPTAEVADLHLAIRPGTDIDLMHGIAHLLLQRGDLDVSFIDECTSGFSQYADVLRHYPPERVAATCGIPLDDLQQAADYWGQAKRVLSLWSMGLNQYAEGTAKVGSLINLHLMTGNIGKPGTGPFSLTGQPNAMGGREAGGLSHLLPGYRSVKNPEHRRQVEQYWQLPEGQMSPTPGRSAWEMIRGLESGAVKMLWVAATNLAVSMPDLKRTHAALRRSPFTVYQDAYYPTETAAYAHVLLPAAQWGEKTGTMTNSERRVTLCTAVRCPVGEAKADWEIFAEVGRRLGFEQQFSWATSAEVYAEFVQLTGDRLCDMTGISHDRLLEQGPVQWPYSQQSTDWQKSDRRLYTDRHFPTPDGRARFMAVHARGLSEPSDPDYP, encoded by the coding sequence GTGAAAACGTTATGTCCCTACTGCGGCGTGGGCTGCGGCCTAGAGGTGGTGCCGTCGCCTAGCGGTGAGGGAGTGGGTAAGGTGAGGGGCGATCGCTCCCATCCGTCTAGCTTGGGGCAGGTATGCGTAAAAGGGGCGACGGTGGCGGAGTCCTTGGATCGCGATCGCTTGCTCTACCCGATGATGCGCGAGTCCTTGGATCAGCCATTCCGGCGCGTCAGTTGGGATGATGCCTACCAGCGCATCGTCGATCACATCCAAACCCTGCAGTGCACGGTCGGCAGTGATGCTATTTGTATGTATGGGTCGGGACAGTTCCACACTGAGGACTACTACGCGGCCCAGAAGCTGATCAAGGGCTGTTTGGGGACCAACAATTTTGATGCTAATTCGCGACTCTGTATGTCCTCTGCTGTGGCGGGCTATACCTACAGTTTGGGATCGGATGGCCCGCCCTGTTGCTATGAGGATTTAGAGGAAACCGACTGTGCTTTTTTGATTGGCACCAACACCGCCGAATGCCACCCGATTGTCTTCAACCGCCTGCGCAAACACCACAAGCGCAACGAGCATGTCAAGTTGATTGTGGTTGATCCGCGCCGCACCCCCACCGCTGAGGTGGCGGATCTGCATCTAGCCATTCGCCCCGGTACCGATATTGACCTAATGCACGGCATCGCCCATCTGCTGCTGCAGCGCGGCGATCTAGACGTGTCGTTTATCGATGAATGCACCAGCGGCTTTTCTCAATATGCCGACGTCTTACGCCATTATCCGCCTGAACGCGTAGCAGCCACCTGCGGCATTCCTTTGGACGATCTCCAGCAAGCGGCTGACTACTGGGGGCAGGCGAAACGGGTGCTGTCGCTCTGGTCGATGGGGCTGAACCAGTATGCTGAGGGTACGGCTAAGGTCGGCAGCCTGATTAACCTACACTTGATGACCGGCAACATTGGCAAACCGGGTACCGGCCCCTTCTCGCTGACGGGGCAGCCCAACGCTATGGGGGGACGAGAAGCCGGTGGCCTATCGCACCTGTTGCCTGGCTACCGCTCGGTGAAGAATCCAGAGCATCGTCGCCAGGTTGAACAGTATTGGCAGTTGCCGGAAGGGCAGATGTCTCCCACCCCGGGCCGCTCTGCCTGGGAGATGATTCGAGGGCTGGAAAGCGGCGCGGTGAAGATGCTTTGGGTTGCGGCGACTAACCTTGCGGTGAGTATGCCTGACCTGAAACGCACCCATGCCGCCTTGAGGCGATCGCCCTTCACGGTATACCAAGATGCCTACTACCCGACGGAAACGGCAGCCTACGCCCATGTGCTCCTACCAGCGGCCCAATGGGGCGAAAAAACGGGTACCATGACCAACTCCGAGCGCCGGGTCACCCTTTGTACGGCTGTGCGCTGTCCGGTGGGCGAAGCCAAGGCCGATTGGGAAATTTTTGCCGAGGTGGGTCGCCGTCTAGGATTTGAGCAGCAATTTTCCTGGGCAACCTCGGCTGAGGTTTATGCCGAATTTGTGCAACTCACCGGCGATCGCCTTTGTGATATGACCGGCATCAGCCACGATCGCCTACTGGAGCAAGGGCCCGTGCAATGGCCCTATTCCCAGCAATCCACCGACTGGCAGAAAAGCGATCGCCGCCTCTATACCGATCGGCATTTTCCTACTCCCGACGGCCGGGCTCGATTTATGGCAGTTCATGCCCGTGGTCTGTCAGAACCCAGCGATCCTGACTATCC
- a CDS encoding nitrate ABC transporter ATP-binding protein (This model describes the ATP binding subunits of ATP-binding cassette (ABC) transporters for nitrate transport, or for bicarbonate transport, in bacteria and archaea.) translates to MQMLDSAVRSSNPSQQTEPYLVLDKITKIYPTANGPYVVLDGIDLTVKEGEFVCLIGHSGCGKSTLLDMVAGFLTPSSGEVRLQDQPITEPGPDRMVVFQNYSLLPWLTAYENIYLGVDSVFPDKSKAEKSQIVHEHLAMVGLDEAANKKPSALSGGMKQRVCIARALALRPKVLILDEPFGALDPITREELQEELLKIWHAHRTTVLMITHDIDEALFLGDRLVMMTNGPAARIGEVLDIPFERPRDRGRLMEAPAYYELRNHALDFLYRRYAHDDTE, encoded by the coding sequence ATGCAAATGTTAGACAGCGCGGTTCGCAGTTCCAACCCTTCTCAACAAACAGAACCCTATTTGGTCTTGGATAAGATCACCAAAATCTATCCGACGGCCAATGGCCCTTACGTAGTTCTGGATGGTATCGATCTAACGGTGAAGGAAGGGGAGTTTGTTTGTCTCATTGGCCATTCCGGCTGTGGTAAATCTACTCTGCTGGATATGGTGGCAGGTTTTCTGACGCCATCCTCGGGGGAGGTGCGGTTACAAGATCAGCCGATCACCGAACCGGGCCCCGATCGCATGGTGGTGTTTCAAAACTACTCTCTCCTGCCTTGGCTAACCGCCTATGAAAATATTTATCTAGGCGTCGATTCTGTCTTTCCAGATAAATCTAAGGCAGAAAAATCTCAGATTGTCCATGAGCATCTAGCCATGGTGGGTCTCGATGAGGCGGCCAACAAGAAGCCTAGCGCCCTTTCTGGCGGTATGAAGCAGCGGGTTTGTATTGCCCGAGCCTTGGCTCTGCGTCCAAAGGTGCTGATCTTGGATGAACCCTTTGGCGCACTGGATCCGATTACCCGCGAAGAACTGCAGGAAGAGCTGCTGAAAATTTGGCATGCCCATCGCACCACCGTGTTGATGATCACCCACGATATTGATGAAGCGCTGTTCTTGGGCGATCGCTTGGTAATGATGACCAATGGCCCCGCCGCCCGGATTGGTGAGGTTTTGGATATTCCCTTCGAACGCCCTCGCGATCGCGGCCGTTTGATGGAAGCGCCGGCATACTATGAGTTGCGCAACCACGCCCTCGACTTCCTCTATCGTCGTTATGCCCACGATGATACGGAATAG